A window of the Brachybacterium sacelli genome harbors these coding sequences:
- the fusA gene encoding elongation factor G, with product MALAVLSDLNKVRNIGIMAHIDAGKTTTTERILFYTGVNYKMGETHDGAGTMDWMDQEKERGITITSAATTCYWHDNQINIIDTPGHVDFTVEVERSLRVLDGAVAVFDGKEGVEPQSETVWRQADKYDVPRICFVNKMDKLGADFFFTVRTITERLGAKPLVMQVPIGAENDFTGVVDLVEMKAYDWPEVLEEDMKVINSKKGDPSLGQWQREIPIPEDLADTVEEYRAKLVEDVAESSEELMEKYLEEGDLSTDELKAGIRALTVNSEAYPVFCGTAFKNKGVQPMLNGVIDYLPSPLDVPAMVGHKPGDESVDLTRSADWDEPFSALAFKVSTHPFFGSLTYVRVYSGQVKQGEQIVNATTGRKERVGKLFQMHSNKENPVEEAFAGHIYAFIGLKDTTTGDTLTDPSNQIQLESMTFPEPVISVAIEPKTKGDQEKLGVAIQKLAKEDPTFQVQLDEETGQTVIRGMGELHLDILVDRMRREFNVEANIGKPQVAYRETIKRVVEKYDFTHKKQTGGSGQFAKVQITFGPLTDAEEGVFYEFDNKVTGGRIPREYIPSVDAGIQDALESGIMAGYPVVNVKAELLDGAFHDVDSSEMAFKIAGSMAAKEALRKAQPVLLEPVMDVEVRTPEEYMGDVIGDLNSRRGQVQSMEDASGVKIVRALVPLSEMFGYVGDLRSKTQGRAMYTMQFDSYAEVPSSIAEEIVAKTRGE from the coding sequence GTGGCACTCGCAGTGCTCAGCGACCTGAACAAGGTCCGCAACATCGGCATCATGGCCCACATCGATGCCGGCAAAACCACCACGACCGAGCGCATCCTCTTCTACACCGGCGTGAACTACAAGATGGGCGAGACCCACGACGGTGCCGGCACCATGGACTGGATGGACCAGGAGAAGGAGCGCGGCATCACGATCACGTCGGCCGCGACCACCTGCTACTGGCACGACAATCAGATCAACATCATCGACACCCCCGGGCACGTCGACTTCACCGTCGAGGTGGAGCGTTCGCTGCGCGTGCTCGACGGCGCCGTCGCGGTGTTCGACGGCAAGGAGGGCGTGGAGCCCCAGTCGGAGACCGTCTGGCGCCAGGCCGACAAGTACGACGTCCCCCGCATCTGCTTCGTCAACAAGATGGACAAGCTCGGCGCGGACTTCTTCTTCACCGTGCGCACCATCACCGAGCGCCTCGGCGCGAAGCCGCTGGTCATGCAGGTCCCGATCGGCGCCGAGAACGACTTCACCGGCGTCGTCGACCTGGTCGAGATGAAGGCTTACGACTGGCCGGAGGTCCTCGAGGAGGACATGAAGGTCATCAACTCCAAGAAGGGTGATCCCTCGCTCGGCCAGTGGCAGCGCGAGATCCCGATCCCCGAGGACCTCGCCGACACCGTCGAGGAGTACCGCGCCAAGCTCGTCGAGGACGTCGCCGAGAGCTCCGAGGAGCTCATGGAGAAGTACCTCGAGGAGGGTGACCTCAGCACCGACGAGCTCAAGGCCGGCATCCGCGCCCTGACCGTCAACTCCGAGGCCTACCCGGTCTTCTGCGGCACCGCCTTCAAGAACAAGGGCGTCCAGCCCATGCTCAACGGTGTCATCGACTACCTCCCGTCCCCGCTCGACGTCCCCGCGATGGTGGGCCACAAGCCGGGCGACGAGAGCGTCGATCTGACTCGCAGCGCCGACTGGGACGAGCCCTTCTCGGCCCTCGCGTTCAAGGTCTCCACGCACCCGTTCTTCGGGTCGCTGACCTATGTGCGCGTGTACTCCGGTCAGGTCAAGCAGGGCGAGCAGATCGTCAATGCCACGACCGGCCGGAAGGAGCGTGTCGGGAAGCTCTTCCAGATGCACTCCAACAAGGAGAACCCGGTGGAGGAGGCCTTCGCAGGCCACATCTACGCCTTCATCGGCCTCAAGGACACCACCACGGGCGACACGCTCACGGATCCGTCGAACCAGATCCAGCTGGAGTCCATGACGTTCCCGGAGCCGGTCATCTCGGTGGCCATCGAGCCCAAGACCAAGGGCGACCAGGAGAAGCTGGGTGTGGCCATCCAGAAGCTGGCCAAGGAGGACCCGACCTTCCAGGTGCAGCTCGACGAGGAGACCGGTCAGACGGTCATCCGCGGCATGGGCGAGCTCCACCTCGACATCCTCGTGGACCGCATGCGCCGCGAGTTCAACGTCGAGGCGAACATCGGCAAGCCGCAGGTCGCGTACCGCGAGACCATCAAGCGCGTCGTGGAGAAGTACGACTTCACCCACAAGAAGCAGACCGGCGGCTCCGGCCAGTTCGCGAAGGTGCAGATCACCTTCGGCCCGCTGACCGATGCCGAAGAGGGCGTCTTCTACGAGTTCGACAACAAGGTCACCGGCGGCCGCATCCCGCGCGAGTACATCCCGAGCGTGGACGCGGGCATCCAGGACGCCCTGGAGTCGGGCATCATGGCCGGCTACCCGGTCGTGAACGTGAAGGCCGAGCTGCTCGACGGTGCGTTCCACGACGTCGACTCCTCGGAGATGGCGTTCAAGATCGCCGGCTCGATGGCGGCCAAGGAGGCCCTGCGCAAGGCGCAGCCGGTCCTCCTCGAGCCCGTCATGGACGTCGAGGTCCGTACTCCGGAGGAGTACATGGGAGATGTCATCGGCGACCTGAACTCGCGACGGGGTCAGGTCCAGTCGATGGAGGACGCGAGCGGGGTCAAGATCGTCCGTGCTCTCGTCCCGCTGTCGGAGATGTTCGGCTACGTCGGCGATCTGCGGTCCAAGACCCAGGGTCGCGCGATGTACACCATGCAGTTCGACAGCTACGCGGAGGTCCCCTCCAGCATCGCTGAGGAGATCGTCGCGAAGACCCGGGGCGAGTGA
- the tuf gene encoding elongation factor Tu — protein MAKAKFERTKPHVNIGTIGHVDHGKTTLSAAISKVLYDKFPELNQARDFDTIDNAPEEKQRGITINVSHIEYETDKRHYAHVDAPGHADYVKNMITGAAQMDGAILVVAATDGPMAQTREHVLLAKQVGVPYLLAALNKADMVDDEEILELVEMEVREMLASQGFDEDAPIVKVSALKALEGDEKWVQSVADLMDAVDESIPDPVRDLDQPFLMPIEDVFTIQGRGTVVTGKVDRGKLAINSEIEIVGIRAPQKTIVTGIEMFHKQMDEAWAGENCGLLLRGTKREDVERGQVVVKPKSITPHTNFEAQVYILSKDEGGRHNPFYSNYRPQFYFRTTDVTGVIELPEGTEMVMPGDNTEMTVELIQPIAMEEGLGFAIREGGRTVGSGRVTKIIK, from the coding sequence ATGGCCAAGGCCAAGTTCGAGCGGACCAAGCCGCACGTCAACATCGGCACCATCGGTCACGTCGACCACGGCAAGACGACGCTGAGCGCCGCCATCTCCAAGGTCCTGTACGACAAGTTCCCGGAGCTGAACCAGGCCCGCGACTTCGACACGATCGACAACGCGCCCGAGGAGAAGCAGCGCGGCATCACGATCAACGTCTCGCACATCGAGTACGAGACCGACAAGCGTCACTACGCTCACGTCGACGCCCCCGGCCACGCCGACTACGTCAAGAACATGATCACCGGCGCCGCTCAGATGGACGGTGCGATCCTCGTGGTCGCCGCCACCGACGGCCCGATGGCTCAGACCCGTGAGCACGTCCTGCTCGCGAAGCAGGTCGGCGTCCCCTACCTGCTCGCAGCGCTCAACAAGGCCGACATGGTCGACGACGAGGAGATCCTCGAGCTCGTCGAGATGGAGGTCCGCGAGATGCTGGCCTCGCAGGGCTTCGACGAGGACGCGCCGATCGTCAAGGTCTCCGCGCTCAAGGCTCTCGAGGGCGACGAGAAGTGGGTCCAGTCCGTCGCAGATCTGATGGACGCGGTGGACGAGTCCATCCCGGATCCGGTTCGCGATCTGGATCAGCCCTTCCTCATGCCGATCGAGGACGTCTTCACGATCCAGGGTCGCGGCACCGTCGTCACCGGCAAGGTCGATCGCGGCAAGCTCGCGATCAACTCCGAGATCGAGATCGTGGGCATCCGTGCGCCGCAGAAGACGATCGTCACCGGTATCGAGATGTTCCACAAGCAGATGGACGAGGCGTGGGCCGGCGAGAACTGCGGTCTGCTCCTGCGTGGCACCAAGCGTGAGGACGTCGAGCGCGGCCAGGTCGTCGTGAAGCCGAAGTCGATCACGCCGCACACCAACTTCGAGGCGCAGGTCTACATCCTGTCCAAGGACGAGGGTGGCCGTCACAACCCGTTCTACTCGAACTACCGTCCGCAGTTCTACTTCCGGACCACCGACGTCACCGGCGTCATCGAGCTGCCCGAGGGCACCGAGATGGTCATGCCCGGCGACAACACCGAGATGACGGTCGAGCTGATCCAGCCGATCGCCATGGAGGAGGGCCTCGGCTTCGCCATCCGTGAGGGTGGCCGCACCGTGGGCTCCGGCCGCGTCACCAAGATCATCAAGTGA
- a CDS encoding general stress protein yields the protein MSQPPQSPSPLTARLYDLEYPRSLGVYSTYQEVQAVVDTLADKHFPVQSTLIVGTDLKLMERVTGRKTWGRIIGQGIVSGLWMGLFLGLLLMLITPSNVMVVLTSVLMGIVFFTVWSAVSHLLTGGKRDFTSMTATIPMQYELLVEHKHAEQARHLLVESGAVPMTTPPPAVPTPGYGGAGSHTGGSGGQQYGQAPGRQQFGQGSGQQFGQAPGQQPYGQSPGQQQFGQTPGQHSYGQSPGQQQFGQTPGQHSYGQSPGQQQFGQTPGQQSYGQDSSARPGSVAGPAGASAPTSSSSRPTYGQPSSPSPSHPAEDRFGRGSRPSFGQPAGTPLREDERPADTGAEQGSPSAPEPTRPQNGSSAEDDPYRGSR from the coding sequence ATGAGCCAGCCACCGCAGTCCCCCTCCCCACTGACAGCGCGGCTGTACGACCTGGAGTATCCGCGATCCCTCGGGGTCTACAGCACCTACCAGGAGGTGCAGGCCGTCGTCGACACGCTCGCCGACAAGCACTTCCCGGTGCAGTCCACCCTGATCGTCGGCACCGACCTCAAGCTCATGGAGCGCGTCACCGGCCGCAAGACCTGGGGCCGGATCATCGGCCAGGGCATCGTCTCCGGGTTGTGGATGGGCCTGTTCCTCGGTCTGCTGCTGATGCTCATCACCCCCAGCAACGTCATGGTGGTGCTGACCAGCGTGCTGATGGGCATCGTGTTCTTCACCGTGTGGTCCGCGGTCAGTCACCTGCTGACCGGCGGCAAGCGTGACTTCACGTCGATGACCGCCACCATCCCCATGCAGTACGAGCTGCTGGTCGAGCACAAGCACGCCGAGCAGGCCCGCCATCTCCTGGTGGAGTCCGGAGCCGTGCCGATGACCACGCCGCCCCCCGCCGTCCCGACACCCGGGTACGGGGGCGCAGGCTCCCACACCGGCGGGTCCGGTGGCCAGCAGTATGGCCAGGCTCCCGGCCGTCAGCAGTTCGGGCAGGGATCGGGCCAGCAGTTCGGCCAAGCGCCGGGCCAGCAGCCCTACGGCCAGAGTCCCGGGCAGCAGCAGTTCGGCCAGACGCCCGGCCAGCACTCCTACGGCCAGAGTCCCGGGCAGCAGCAGTTCGGCCAGACGCCCGGCCAGCACTCCTACGGCCAGAGTCCCGGGCAGCAGCAGTTCGGCCAGACGCCCGGCCAGCAGTCGTACGGCCAGGACTCCTCAGCGCGGCCGGGCTCCGTCGCCGGGCCCGCGGGAGCATCCGCCCCGACGTCCTCGTCAAGCCGACCGACTTACGGGCAGCCATCCTCGCCGTCGCCGTCCCATCCTGCTGAGGATCGATTCGGCCGAGGGAGCCGACCCTCCTTCGGCCAGCCGGCCGGGACCCCGCTGCGGGAGGATGAGCGCCCCGCCGATACCGGTGCGGAGCAGGGCAGTCCGTCGGCCCCCGAACCCACACGACCGCAGAACGGCTCGTCGGCCGAGGACGACCCGTACCGCGGCTCTCGCTGA
- the ngcE gene encoding N-acetylglucosamine/diacetylchitobiose ABC transporter substrate-binding protein, with translation MGTSADDMTPLERLGASRRHFLALAGAGAGATVLAACAGGGGGGGTEEGGSVAGDGEVTDENPLGVDGSLPLQAVIFDGGYGTKYAEDAGDTYMEKYPEAKVTVSSTVNIQPDLQPQFAAGTPPDVFDNSGAQKLSINGLVGQLSDLGDLLAAPMVDVEGTVEENLLPGVTSPGMFDGTFLGMNYVYTVFALWYSASEFEEKGWSVPQTWDELMTMGESVKGEGRYLFSYGGQNASNYYQEMALSMAAKLGGAEVLTAIDALEEGAFEQDAVVQAYDAMAEAVEAGFFEPGGAGIKHTAAQTNWVQGTSVFYPSGSWIESEQADVTPEGYEMTGAPVPSLPDSTLSHEAFHGTAAEQYFVPSGGENPAGGAEFLRLMLSKEQAQNFAKLTKAPSVVKDTVPDDGFGSTALASVNAMIKAAGDNTFTYNFSDWYGLGDASNSNWTSFLKGDIDAATLRKQEQAMIDAVRKDESITKFEAGS, from the coding sequence ATGGGCACTTCCGCTGATGACATGACTCCGCTCGAGCGGCTCGGAGCCTCCCGCCGACACTTCCTCGCGCTCGCCGGCGCCGGGGCGGGGGCCACGGTGCTCGCCGCCTGCGCCGGGGGAGGTGGTGGCGGAGGAACCGAGGAGGGCGGTTCGGTCGCCGGCGACGGGGAGGTCACCGACGAGAACCCGCTGGGCGTGGACGGCAGCCTGCCGCTGCAGGCGGTGATCTTCGACGGCGGCTACGGGACCAAGTACGCCGAGGACGCGGGCGACACGTACATGGAGAAGTACCCGGAGGCGAAGGTGACGGTCAGTTCTACCGTGAACATCCAGCCTGACCTCCAGCCCCAGTTCGCCGCGGGCACCCCGCCGGACGTGTTCGACAACTCCGGGGCCCAGAAGCTCTCCATCAACGGTCTGGTCGGGCAGCTGTCCGACCTCGGGGACCTCCTCGCGGCACCGATGGTGGACGTCGAGGGGACCGTCGAGGAGAACCTCCTGCCCGGCGTCACCTCACCGGGCATGTTCGACGGGACGTTCCTCGGGATGAACTACGTCTACACGGTCTTCGCCCTGTGGTACTCCGCCTCCGAGTTCGAGGAGAAGGGATGGAGCGTCCCGCAGACCTGGGACGAACTGATGACGATGGGGGAGAGCGTCAAGGGTGAGGGGCGCTACCTCTTCTCCTACGGCGGTCAGAACGCCTCGAACTACTACCAGGAGATGGCCCTGTCGATGGCCGCCAAGCTCGGCGGTGCCGAGGTGCTCACGGCGATCGACGCCCTCGAGGAGGGGGCGTTCGAGCAGGACGCCGTCGTCCAGGCGTATGACGCGATGGCCGAGGCCGTCGAGGCCGGCTTCTTCGAACCCGGCGGCGCCGGCATTAAGCACACGGCCGCCCAGACCAACTGGGTTCAGGGCACGTCGGTGTTCTACCCCTCGGGATCGTGGATCGAGAGCGAGCAGGCCGACGTCACTCCCGAGGGCTATGAGATGACGGGCGCGCCGGTCCCCTCGCTGCCCGACAGCACCCTGTCCCACGAGGCGTTCCACGGCACCGCGGCCGAGCAGTACTTCGTGCCCTCGGGCGGGGAGAACCCCGCCGGGGGTGCCGAGTTCCTGCGCCTCATGCTCTCCAAGGAGCAGGCGCAGAACTTCGCGAAGCTGACGAAGGCGCCGTCGGTCGTCAAGGACACAGTGCCCGACGACGGCTTCGGATCCACCGCTCTCGCCTCGGTCAACGCGATGATCAAAGCGGCCGGCGACAACACGTTCACCTACAACTTCTCCGACTGGTACGGGCTGGGCGATGCGTCGAACTCGAACTGGACCAGCTTCCTCAAGGGCGATATCGACGCCGCGACCCTGCGCAAGCAGGAGCAGGCCATGATCGACGCGGTCCGCAAGGACGAGTCGATCACGAAGTTCGAGGCTGGTTCATGA
- a CDS encoding carbohydrate ABC transporter permease: MTSSGTSVGRHGTATSPAVGRRRRPSFERMLFFLLFLGVPLAVYLMFVVSPFLQAFYYSLTNWSGLSPTMDFIGLDNYERILGDVVFWTSLRNNLVLLIVLPTITITLSFALAVMVTIGGSTHGGVRGVRGAGFYRVISFFPYAVPAVITGILFAFIFHPNGGLLNGTLNLFMPAVNGALGLASPVIDPLRALVGAAPMELPLADIRIAWLGDQRFALPAVAFAMIWTFVGFYMVLFVASIKSIPQEVLEAARIDGAGRLRSAVQVVAPMVRDNISTAVVYIGIFALDAFTFISVMTPNGGTDNSTKVVSLHLYQTAFRDGRFGEASAMGVLMALITMAVAVVVIGLGRARKDER, translated from the coding sequence ATGACCTCATCCGGCACCTCTGTCGGACGGCACGGGACGGCGACGTCGCCAGCGGTCGGCCGTCGCCGTCGGCCCTCCTTCGAGCGGATGCTGTTCTTCCTGCTGTTCCTGGGGGTGCCGCTCGCGGTCTACCTGATGTTCGTCGTCTCGCCGTTCCTGCAGGCCTTCTACTATTCGCTGACGAACTGGTCCGGGCTGAGCCCGACCATGGATTTCATCGGGCTGGACAACTACGAGCGGATCCTCGGCGACGTGGTCTTTTGGACGTCTCTGCGGAACAACCTGGTGCTGCTGATCGTGCTGCCCACCATCACCATCACGCTCTCCTTCGCCCTCGCCGTCATGGTCACCATCGGCGGCAGCACACATGGCGGTGTGCGAGGTGTGCGCGGCGCCGGGTTCTACCGCGTCATCAGCTTCTTCCCCTACGCCGTCCCCGCCGTCATCACGGGCATCCTGTTCGCGTTCATCTTCCACCCCAACGGCGGACTGCTCAACGGCACGCTGAACCTATTCATGCCGGCCGTGAACGGGGCGCTGGGCCTGGCCTCGCCGGTGATCGACCCGCTGCGCGCGCTGGTGGGCGCTGCGCCGATGGAGCTGCCGCTGGCAGACATCCGGATCGCCTGGCTGGGCGACCAGCGCTTCGCCCTGCCTGCCGTCGCGTTCGCGATGATCTGGACCTTCGTGGGCTTCTACATGGTGCTGTTCGTCGCCTCCATCAAGTCGATCCCGCAGGAGGTTCTCGAGGCCGCGCGCATCGATGGTGCGGGCCGGCTGCGCTCAGCCGTGCAGGTCGTCGCCCCGATGGTGCGCGACAACATCTCCACCGCCGTGGTGTACATCGGGATCTTCGCGCTGGACGCCTTCACCTTCATCTCCGTGATGACCCCGAACGGCGGCACGGACAACAGCACCAAGGTCGTCTCCCTGCACCTGTACCAGACCGCCTTCCGCGACGGGCGTTTCGGCGAAGCCAGCGCGATGGGCGTGCTGATGGCCCTGATCACGATGGCGGTGGCCGTGGTGGTCATCGGCCTCGGCCGGGCGCGGAAGGACGAACGATGA
- a CDS encoding carbohydrate ABC transporter permease, producing MSATSTSAEEPRTDSPIIPPEHRPARLRAGARGGDGLGFATLHHVILTIWALLVILPLLWTIYTSFKTSQEILTEPFGLPAVPQLNNYTRAWTEARIGDYFLNTLIVVGAALIIVMTLGAMCAYVLARFRFPGNRIIYFGIVAGLTFPIFLAVVPLFFVLSNMGLLQGRLGLVGVTMAYVAFALPFTVFFLHSFFANLPEEIGEAAAIDGAGDFRTFFQIMLPMAKPGLASVAIFNFLGLWNQYLLPLVLNTERSNYVLAQGLVNLQAQQGYKVDWGGMFASVVITVIPVIIVYVIFQRQLQGGVGPSTSK from the coding sequence ATGAGCGCGACCAGCACGAGCGCCGAGGAACCGCGGACCGACTCGCCGATCATCCCGCCCGAGCACCGGCCCGCCCGGCTCCGGGCCGGGGCCCGCGGTGGCGACGGGCTCGGCTTCGCCACGCTCCACCACGTCATCCTGACGATCTGGGCGCTGCTGGTGATCCTGCCGCTGCTGTGGACGATCTACACCTCGTTCAAGACCTCGCAGGAGATCCTCACCGAGCCCTTCGGACTGCCGGCCGTCCCGCAACTGAACAACTACACGCGAGCCTGGACCGAGGCGCGGATCGGCGACTACTTCCTCAACACGCTGATCGTCGTCGGTGCGGCCCTGATCATCGTGATGACGCTCGGCGCCATGTGCGCCTATGTCCTGGCGAGGTTCCGCTTCCCCGGCAACCGGATCATCTACTTCGGAATCGTCGCCGGGCTCACCTTCCCGATCTTCCTCGCCGTGGTCCCGCTGTTCTTCGTGCTGAGCAACATGGGGCTGCTCCAGGGCCGGCTGGGCCTGGTGGGCGTGACGATGGCCTACGTGGCGTTCGCGCTCCCGTTCACGGTGTTCTTCCTGCACTCCTTCTTCGCGAACCTGCCGGAGGAGATCGGGGAGGCGGCCGCGATCGACGGTGCCGGGGACTTCCGCACGTTCTTCCAGATCATGCTGCCGATGGCGAAGCCGGGCCTGGCCTCGGTCGCGATCTTCAACTTCCTGGGCCTGTGGAATCAGTACCTGCTGCCCCTGGTGCTGAACACCGAGCGGAGCAACTACGTGCTCGCGCAGGGCCTGGTGAACCTCCAGGCCCAGCAGGGCTACAAGGTCGACTGGGGCGGAATGTTCGCCTCCGTCGTGATCACCGTGATCCCGGTGATCATCGTCTACGTGATCTTCCAGCGGCAGCTGCAGGGCGGTGTCGGACCGAGCACGAGCAAATGA
- the rpsJ gene encoding 30S ribosomal protein S10: protein MAGQKIRIRLKSYDHEVIDTSARKIVETVSSAGATVVGPVPLPTEKNVFCVIRSPHKYKDSREHFEMRTHKRLIDIVDPTPKAVDSLMRLDLPADVNIEIKL from the coding sequence ATGGCGGGACAGAAGATCCGCATCCGGCTCAAGTCGTACGACCACGAGGTGATCGACACCTCGGCGCGAAAGATCGTCGAGACGGTCTCCAGCGCGGGTGCGACGGTCGTGGGCCCGGTGCCGCTGCCGACCGAGAAGAACGTGTTCTGCGTGATCCGTTCTCCCCACAAGTACAAGGACTCCCGTGAGCATTTCGAGATGCGCACGCACAAGCGACTGATCGACATCGTCGACCCCACGCCCAAGGCCGTGGACTCGCTCATGCGTCTCGACCTGCCGGCGGACGTCAACATCGAGATCAAGCTCTGA
- the rplC gene encoding 50S ribosomal protein L3, with translation MSNELTGQQARPVSGVLGTKLGMTQVWDDSGKLVPVTVVQTGANVVTQVRSIETDGYDAVQIAYGQIDPRKVSAPLKGHFEKAGVTPRRHLVELRTVDAADYNLGQEIDASIFEAGQKVDIVGTSKGKGTAGVMKRHGFSGVSATHGQHRNHRKPGSIGGAATPGRVFKGQRMAGRMGSDRTSVQNLTVHAVDVEKGLVLVKGAVPGAKGGLVLVRSAVKSPAKEA, from the coding sequence ATGAGCAACGAACTGACTGGGCAGCAGGCCCGTCCCGTGTCCGGCGTGCTCGGCACCAAGCTCGGCATGACGCAGGTCTGGGACGACAGCGGCAAGCTCGTCCCCGTGACCGTCGTGCAGACCGGTGCGAACGTCGTCACCCAGGTGCGGTCCATCGAGACCGACGGGTACGACGCCGTGCAGATCGCCTACGGCCAGATCGACCCGCGCAAGGTGTCGGCCCCCCTGAAGGGCCACTTCGAGAAGGCCGGCGTGACCCCGCGCCGCCACCTCGTCGAGCTGCGCACCGTCGATGCTGCCGATTACAACCTCGGCCAGGAGATCGACGCGTCGATCTTCGAGGCCGGCCAGAAGGTCGACATCGTCGGCACCTCCAAGGGCAAGGGCACCGCGGGCGTCATGAAGCGTCACGGCTTCTCCGGCGTCAGCGCCACCCACGGCCAGCACCGCAACCACCGCAAGCCCGGTTCCATCGGCGGCGCCGCCACCCCCGGTCGCGTCTTCAAGGGTCAGCGCATGGCTGGCCGTATGGGCAGCGACCGCACCAGTGTCCAGAACCTGACCGTTCACGCGGTCGACGTCGAGAAGGGCCTCGTGCTCGTCAAGGGTGCCGTCCCCGGCGCCAAGGGCGGCCTCGTGCTCGTCCGCTCGGCTGTCAAGAGCCCCGCGAAGGAGGCCTGA
- the rplD gene encoding 50S ribosomal protein L4 — MAANLTVDVLDTAGKKSGTVELPASIFDVQTNVPLIHQVVVAQQAAARQGTHKAKTRAEVRGGGKKPWKQKGTGRARQGSLRAPQFTGGGTVHGPVPRDYGQRTPKKMKAAALRGALSDRARNGRVHVISSLLTGDVASTKAARVTLSHVSDRRHLLVVVRRDDDLGALSSRNLPTTHVLYADQVNTYDVMLSDDVVFTSGALEDFVAQATLTLPTSTFATAKAAAAAPAPAAPAAAAEEGPFGAGSAAPQADGSAPEGFTIKGNKGSMKFHTEDSPWYGRTKAEVWFTTEEAAKAAGFVNAVKESTPADEESK; from the coding sequence ATGGCAGCGAACCTGACCGTCGACGTGCTCGACACCGCCGGCAAGAAGTCCGGCACCGTCGAGCTGCCCGCGTCGATCTTCGACGTGCAGACCAACGTGCCCCTGATCCACCAGGTGGTCGTCGCCCAGCAGGCGGCGGCTCGTCAGGGCACCCACAAGGCCAAGACCCGCGCCGAGGTGCGTGGCGGCGGCAAGAAGCCCTGGAAGCAGAAGGGCACCGGTCGTGCCCGTCAGGGCTCCCTGCGCGCCCCGCAGTTCACCGGTGGCGGCACCGTCCACGGCCCCGTCCCGCGCGACTACGGCCAGCGCACGCCCAAGAAGATGAAGGCCGCCGCTCTGCGCGGTGCCCTCTCCGACCGGGCCCGCAACGGCCGCGTCCACGTGATCTCGTCCCTGCTCACCGGGGACGTCGCCTCCACCAAGGCGGCCCGCGTGACCCTGTCCCACGTCTCCGACCGCCGGCACCTGCTGGTCGTCGTGCGTCGTGATGACGACCTGGGTGCGCTGAGCTCGCGCAACCTGCCCACCACGCACGTCCTGTACGCGGACCAGGTGAACACCTACGACGTCATGCTCTCCGACGACGTCGTGTTCACCTCCGGTGCGCTCGAGGACTTCGTGGCCCAGGCCACCCTGACCCTTCCCACCTCCACCTTCGCCACGGCGAAGGCTGCTGCTGCCGCCCCGGCCCCCGCCGCTCCGGCCGCCGCTGCCGAGGAGGGCCCCTTCGGTGCGGGTTCCGCGGCCCCTCAGGCCGACGGCTCCGCCCCCGAGGGCTTCACCATCAAGGGCAACAAGGGCTCGATGAAGTTCCACACCGAGGACTCCCCGTGGTACGGACGTACCAAGGCCGAGGTCTGGTTCACGACCGAGGAGGCCGCCAAGGCCGCCGGGTTCGTGAACGCGGTCAAGGAGTCCACCCCGGCCGATGAGGAGTCGAAGTGA
- the rplW gene encoding 50S ribosomal protein L23, which yields MTSLNKDPRDVLLAPVVSEKSYGLMDEGKYTFLVDARANKTEIKIAVESIFDVKVSSVNTINRQGKTRRTRFGTGKRKNTKRAVITLTDGAIDIFGGSVA from the coding sequence GTGACCTCGCTGAACAAGGATCCCCGCGACGTCCTGCTGGCCCCGGTCGTCTCCGAGAAGAGCTACGGGCTGATGGACGAGGGCAAGTACACCTTCCTGGTGGACGCCCGCGCCAACAAGACCGAGATCAAGATCGCCGTCGAGTCCATCTTCGACGTCAAGGTCTCCTCGGTGAACACGATCAACCGTCAGGGCAAGACGCGCCGCACGCGCTTCGGGACCGGCAAGCGCAAGAACACCAAGCGCGCCGTGATCACCCTGACTGACGGAGCCATCGACATCTTCGGAGGGTCGGTCGCCTGA